CCCCTAGGTTCGTTAATACGTGAGCTCTGAGCCCTGCAGTCGAGGCGTTTATGTGGTGAGGAACACCTGGGTGATCAGCAGTAGTCCACCAAAACTGAGCACGAAAACAACCATGGGCCACACAAACCGCACCCAGTGCGAGAACGAGATGTCAAGCATCTGCAACGTGGCCATCACCAGCCCCGTTGGGGCAAGGAAAAGCATCGCGTACTGCCCCCACTGGTAAGCGCACACGATGATCCACCGGTCGATGCCGACTGTGTCACCCAGCGGCGCCATGATCGGCATCGCCAACACCGCCAACCCCGATGAAGAAGGCACCACAAACCCGAGAAAGAAGAACACGAACAGCATCGCCACGATAAAAAGTGGCCCATTCATCCCCTGCACCATGTTTGATGCCGCATCGAGCATCGTGTCAGAGATGAGCCCGTTGTTCATGACGAGGTTGATGCCCCGGGCCAACCCGATGATCAGCGAAACCCCCACCAGACTGGAAGCTCCCGCAGTGAAGCTGTCAACGAGTTGTTTTTCGCTGAGTCGGTGCGGGCCGGTAGCGGCCAGGAGCATGATGCCAATCGTGATGGCCAAGAAAGAGGCCGCCATCTCTGGGAACCACCATCCGCCAGCCATGACGCCCCACACCATGAGCGGGAAAGGCGTCACGAACAGCACGAGAATGATTTTGCGGCGCCAGTCGAATGCCACATGGCTGTCATCGTCGGCGCCTAGTTGCCAGCGGGCCACGAATTTTTCTCGGTCTGTGTAGGTGTATGAGCAGCTCGGGTCGGCTTTGATTTTGCGGGCGTACCACCATAGGTAGGCGATCACAGCGACCGCGCCCACTGCGCACCCAGAAGCCCGCCACCATATCCCTTCAGTGAATTGGGTGCCGGCAGCGTTGGAGGCGATGACAACAGAGAACGGGTTAATGGTGGAGAAGGTGGTTCCCATTGATCCGGCGAGGAAGATCGCGCCGACGCAGATGATGGCGTCGTAGCCCATAGCGATGAAAATCGGCACGAGAATCGGGTAGAACGCGACAGCTTCTTCTTCAAGGCCACACGAGGTGCCACCCAACACCATCAGAACTGAAACTGTTGATACGAGAAGAAATTCACGTCCTTTGGTGCGTTGGGTTAGAGCGATGAGGCCAGCATCGAATGCCCCGGTTGCTTTCACTACACCGATCAGCCCACCGAGAATAAGAATGAACACGATGATGTCAGCTGCTTCGACGGTGCCGTTAACCATGCTGGTTGTGATATCGGCAAGGCCAGCTGGGTTTTGCTCTAGGCGTTCATAGGTGTGTGGGATTGATACAGGTTTTGTGATGGCCCCATCAGTGAATTTACTGACGTCGATTTTTACGCCGAGTTTGTCAAGGGAATTTTGAGTGGCGGGCAAGGGTGTCTTTTGCCCTTGGGGTGAGGTGACAGTCAGTGAATGGGATGGCTGATCGTATGTGAGCTTGGCGTAGGAGCCTGCAGGGACGAGCCAGGTGGCCCCGACGGCTAGAAGTGTGAGCAGGAAAAGAATTGTGAAAGCAGATGGGAAAGACCATCGGCGCTCAGGCTTTGCGGTGGCGTGCGTGTCGTTTACTGCTGGGGTTGTCATCTTCGATCTCCCTACGTCGCAGCCAAAGTTGCTCCAGCCAGATTCAGCTTAGAGTCACGAAGGAAACCGTGACAGGGAAATGTTGTGAGCAACATAAGATTTCACATATGACGTTAGGTAAGCATCGAGCTGCCGGGTACGTCACTGGCGCACAGGATGTGATGATCGTGCTGATGTGCGGTGGGGAGAGGGGTAGTGGTTAATCACGGCCACATCCTAACTGGCAGTGATAGAAATCCATTTAAATAATTGTCTATTAAGTAAAGAAAGTTACTGCTCATAAATAAACAGCGCGACCCTTTCCCTGTTTCATCAAATATAGGGGAAAGGGTCGCGCTGTTTATTTATGAGGTTGCCTCAGGAAAGTTGGGAGTTGGCGCGGATGGCATACGGCTCTTGCGCATGCACATCCAGGTCAGCGTCACGGGTCAAGCGCAGCAGAATCAACACTGCTGCCACGTGAATGCCGATCGAGATCATCGTGGCAAAAAATGACCCAGTCGTCGCTTCAGAAACATTGCTCGCACTAGCCGTTCCAGCGATCGCAGTGATAATCCCGACCACGCTGTTGTTCACAGTGTGCAGCGCTACGGCAGCCTCCAAACCGCCAGTGCGCCACGTCAAATACACGCAGGCCACTGCTGTCGTGCCCAGGTCAACAAGAACCCAGAAATCTGTAGACCCATGGATCCACGCAAAGACGACCGTGCTAACTACCCCCGAAATAATCAAAGCTTTGCGCGGGTCTTCAAACCATGCACCAACGTTCTGCATGATCCAGCCGCGGAAAAAGTACTCCTCGCCAGCCGCCTGAAGTGGGGTGACAAAAATTGCGAGGAAGATCAGCATCAACAGGTTCGACTCCGGCCGGCTTCCCTCAGGAGCGGTGAAGAACTGATCCACGGCGATGTAAACAACCCACAGCGGCAGCAGCGCAATTCCGCATCGCAGCGCCCACTTCCAGCGGAAACGCCCCACAACCGAATGCACCAGCTTCGGGCATCCCCGGTTGCCGAACCACACGGCCACCAAAGTGCAAGGAATAAGAGCAGCCAGGATCAAATCCAGGGTGAGCTTGGAAAGGAAGGTGGAGTCGTTCTCGGTGTTCCACACCGCAAGTTCACGCTGGAGAGCCTCTTCACCACCAAAGATCATGGCGAGAAGCAACCCTGCACCGGTCAAAACTAGGAAAAAGATAACGGTGGCTGCGCCAGCGATACCCAGTGAGAGCACAGGGCGCCACTTTTGGTGGTTTGGTGTGCGCAGAAGGTGTTGATATTCGGCCCCCCTAAACGGCAGCCGCCGCGCATCCCCCTGCGGGGCAGCTGTGCGCGAAGGAGCGCTGCCTGCCGGTGTGGAGGCAGAGCTGGTGGGGGAGGGGAAAGGGTCATTGTGTGGGTGCGAGGCCCCGGGCGACGGTGGTTGCTGAGTCATTCCTTAAGGGTGACGTCCCACTAGGGCGTTTGGGGTGGCCAGGGACTGTTTTTCTCTTTCCGCTGATCATGAATTTTCCCACCCGAGAAGGTGATGCGCAGCTGCCGTGAGTCAGTTCCACACCTGACCCTACCGTGTATATACGAAATAGTCAGGTGTGGAACTGTCTGCGAATGCTTACTGCAAATAAAAGAAACAAAGCACCACTCAAAACTGCTAGCCAGTCTTTTGATGCTATTCCGGAAACGAATAGCATCGCCCCACCTGCCGCCACATTTATTGCTAGCTGCAAAAATATTTTCGATAAGCCCACAAAGCGCAGCCGTGCCCCATGGTGCCAACGCCGCTGAGACGACAGGATTGCTACCTTTGTCCTCAATCTCATCACAACGCGAACGTTCGATTGGGAGGGAAGTAACTAATGACCTGGTGTGCGCGCCTGGGATGAGGCGATGAGTGCAGCCCGAAATTCTGCTCGATGCGGATCAGCACTGATATCCGCCACACGCACACCACTATCCCAGTTAAGAAGGTAGGTAAGAGTTTCGGTTCGTGACCAAAAGACAGAAAGGGGCACCTCGTGCCACTTACCCCTGCCTACAGGGACACCTGCACACCTGAAGAAACATTGGGGCAGCTTTTGCTTCATGCAGGGCAGACCAACCCGGCATGGACATGGGGTGAGGGGCTGAATGTTGGGGTGCAAGCGCCGGCGGATTCGCTTACTCGTTCAGCAACCAGCATGACCAACCCGGATGTGGCACGAGCCGTTATTGAAGAACACGCGGTTTCCCGCGGCATCCCTGCTAACCGGCACGCTGCCTCTTTGGTGTTTCAACGCTACTGTCACCGCTGGTGTGGCATCACTTCATGGGCGTGGGCGCTGACGGGGTGTGTGCTGGATGTTTCTGCCGAACGATGCGCGACAACATTCGTGGATGGCTCGCCTGCGGCAGTGTGGATTGATCAGGTGCAGGGCAGTCGCGGGGATGGGGCCGTGTTGGTCGATGTTGTTTTCGAGCAGCACCTGATGCCTATTGCACGGACTTTCCATCAGGTAGCGCGGT
This region of Dermatophilus congolensis genomic DNA includes:
- a CDS encoding YfcC family protein codes for the protein MTTPAVNDTHATAKPERRWSFPSAFTILFLLTLLAVGATWLVPAGSYAKLTYDQPSHSLTVTSPQGQKTPLPATQNSLDKLGVKIDVSKFTDGAITKPVSIPHTYERLEQNPAGLADITTSMVNGTVEAADIIVFILILGGLIGVVKATGAFDAGLIALTQRTKGREFLLVSTVSVLMVLGGTSCGLEEEAVAFYPILVPIFIAMGYDAIICVGAIFLAGSMGTTFSTINPFSVVIASNAAGTQFTEGIWWRASGCAVGAVAVIAYLWWYARKIKADPSCSYTYTDREKFVARWQLGADDDSHVAFDWRRKIILVLFVTPFPLMVWGVMAGGWWFPEMAASFLAITIGIMLLAATGPHRLSEKQLVDSFTAGASSLVGVSLIIGLARGINLVMNNGLISDTMLDAASNMVQGMNGPLFIVAMLFVFFFLGFVVPSSSGLAVLAMPIMAPLGDTVGIDRWIIVCAYQWGQYAMLFLAPTGLVMATLQMLDISFSHWVRFVWPMVVFVLSFGGLLLITQVFLTT
- a CDS encoding CPBP family intramembrane glutamic endopeptidase is translated as MLSLGIAGAATVIFFLVLTGAGLLLAMIFGGEEALQRELAVWNTENDSTFLSKLTLDLILAALIPCTLVAVWFGNRGCPKLVHSVVGRFRWKWALRCGIALLPLWVVYIAVDQFFTAPEGSRPESNLLMLIFLAIFVTPLQAAGEEYFFRGWIMQNVGAWFEDPRKALIISGVVSTVVFAWIHGSTDFWVLVDLGTTAVACVYLTWRTGGLEAAVALHTVNNSVVGIITAIAGTASASNVSEATTGSFFATMISIGIHVAAVLILLRLTRDADLDVHAQEPYAIRANSQLS